In Chryseobacterium salivictor, the DNA window AGTTACTCTACCTTGCAGCATTTTATCTACAGAAGCAACCGGAACATCTTTAATCTTGTCTGCCCGCATAGTACTTGCTGATCCGGTCATTTCCTGAACAGTTCTTTTCTGTCCAAAACCCACAACCACAACCTCTTCAATGTCGCTCACTTTTACAGTGTCTGAAGTAGTCTGTGCTGAAGCCATAATAGCCCCAACAAAAAACATGGCTCCAACGCTCAATGTTTGTAATTTCAAATTCATATTAACACATTTTTAATATTTAAGCTACAAATATGTTAATTATATTTAACATAACCAAATTAAATATATGATTCACATTATATGAAAACCCTTCGGGAATTATTATAAATTTATCATTATTATGTCCTAATGATAAAAATACTACCACTCTATGCTTTTTTAAGATATTTATGATAATTTTATCATAAATATTTGATAAATTTTGTTTCCTCAGCATTTATTGAAAACTTTAAACTTAGTTTCCACAGGAAAGCACGAGGGTAAGGATTACTTACAAATTTGGATTGAAAGTTTTGATAACGATAAACATAAAAAAACCGCCATTGCTGGCGGTTTCTCTTATTGAAAAAATTCTATTGAAGATTTACTGTATCTTTCAGATTAGCTTTTATAAATCATTTTGCTTCACCAATCCTTTAGAAGCATCAATTTCACCTTGTGGTATCAACCATGTCCATCTTTTGTCTCCTGCAGGAACAGTAAGCAAGTTGTTTGTTACAGCGGAGACCTGATTGGTACCCGTTCTGTCTAAAGGTAAGTTCAATCTTTTGAGATCTAGGAATCTGAAACCTTCCCCCCAAAGCTCCAGTCTTCTGCTATTAAGGATCTCATCGACATAAGCTTGACCGGTTGTGGTAGCGCCAGCATAAGAAGGGTTTCTATTTTTCTCGAATTCGTTAAAAACGATCTTAGATTGTGCCTCTTTATTATCTCTAGCCAAAGCTTCTGCTTCAATCAAGTACATTTCTGCTGCTCTCATGAATGGAATATCTCCTAAACTTGTATTATTATCAATCGCGCCAGATGAGTTTGTTGATAAGAATTTCTGAGAAGTGTAAGGCACTTTCAAATAAGTTGAAGGCAAATTAAGAGCTGTATGAGCGCCCGTCGGGTCAATAACTTGAGTTCTCACATCTGTAGTTGCAAACTTAGCGTACAATAAATTGTTCACTACTTTTGGAGCCTGACGAATCTGAGATGAGTTATAATTTCTAGACATATATGCCATAAAGTTTCCAAAATAATCAGAAGTGGTATCTAAAGGCTTATATCCCCATAACCATTCAGTATTATCATAACTATTGAATCCTTTTTTATAATCAGCATTCGTCATTAATGCAAAACCAGCTCTCGCTTCTTTGGCATAAGTAGCCGCCTGTGAATATTTCCCTTGAGTTAAAGCTACTCTAGCCATCAAACCTTTTACAACGCTCGCATTAAAATGCGATTTATTTGTCCTTGCTTTACCAGAAAGCAATCCAAATGATGAAGTAAGATCATTATTGATAGAAGTATAAACTTCTTCTAATGACGCTCTAGGAATTGCTTCGAACTCTAGATCTAACCTTAACGGAACTCCCATTTGAGTATTATTACCACCAGCAACATATCTATTTGCATAAATTTGAGAAAGCATGTAGTAAGAGAATGCTCTAAATGCATAAGCTTCACCCATTAATTTATCTTTAACAGCCTGATCACCTGCAACTGCTGGAGTTTTAAGGATTACGATATTGGCCATTCTGATCTGCTCATAATAGAAATCGTAAGGGTAAAATAAGTTTCCAGAGTTTGCATTGGCATTATCCAACCATCTGATTGTACTCACATACCAGTTTGGACCGGCAGCAGGGAAAATTAAATCCTCACCCATGACGTCCATATAAATCATAATTCCGGTATTCCCGTTCTGACCCTGACTAGAGTTTTGTCTTAAATACATATTTCTATGCATTCCGTTAATAATAGTACTTATATTCTCGATAGAACCAGAAGCCAACTGCTCACTTACAGAATCTGTTGGACCTGTTTCCAAATAATCTCTGTCGCATGATGAAACCATGCTCAATACTACTGAAGCAGCAGCAAATAAGATTGTTTTTTTATTAATAAATTTCATTTTTCGATTTTTTAAAAAGTTGTACTTAATCCAAAAGTAATAATTCTGGCACTAGAGTATCTAGGGTTTACAGTTCCGTTAAATGATTGGTAAGGCTCTAATCCCTGTCTTTTACTTGACAACCAGAGATTTTCACCACTTACAAATAGTTTCAGACTGTTTATTCCTACATTTTTCACTACATCTTTATTGAAGTTATATCCCAATGAAGCATTCCTCAACATCACATAACTTGCATCCACCAACCATCGGGAAGATCCTGCATTAGCTTCAACTGCTGTAACTGAATTAAGTACCGGCACATCTGTTATTTGACCTGGAGTCGTCCATCTGTCTAACAAATCTACGTGTGCTGCTCCACCTTGTAGGTAAGATACCATTAGGCCTGCATAGTTCGTATCATAGATTTTACCACCAAACTGATAGTTAAATGCTGCTGACAACTCAAAATTCTTAACATTTAAAGTAGTAGAAATATTCCCGAAGAAATCTGGAATTGCAGAACCTTGGTACTCATATTTAGCTTTTGCTTGTTTTGTTGTTACAAGCGTGCCATTCACGGTTCTAACATCTGCCGCTTTTAAATCCGGATATAAAGTCTGATCTAAGACATACAATGCTGCTCCATCACTAGAATCTACTCCATACCAAGTTTTCAGCCAGAACGCATACAGGTCTTTCCCCACCATCAATTTCTTACTTCCGTTAATAATTGACTCCTGTGGAAGTTTAGTAATCTCATTTTTGTAAGAGGTACCATAAGCATTAACGGTCCATTTTACATTTTGGTTTTTGATTACATCTACACCGATTGTGAGCTCATATCCTTTATTGGTAACATTACCAACATTGGTCTGGATACTGTTTCCAGGAATACCAGGATTCAAAGGAGTTGGAACAGGGAAAAGAAGATCTCTTGTTTCTGAGTTATAGTATTCTATCGTCCCTCTTACGCGTCTGTTAAATAATTCAAACTCCAAAGCGATATCTGACTGGGCTTTAGTTTCCCAGGAAATAGATGGATCCGCTACATTTGACAAAATAACTCCCGGTTCCGTACCATTATTATACCCTAAATCGAATACAGATTGGTAAGGATACCATGAAGATAAAGCATCGTTTCCTACTTCACCGTAAGACCCTCTTAATTTTAAGAGATTAATCGCTTTAATATTGCTGATGAAATTTTCTTTAGACATCACCCAACCTGCACCGGCAGACCAGAATGAAGCCCATCTAACATCTGTTGCGAATCTAGAAGAAGCATCCCATCTGATAGATCCTTCTAATAAATATTTCTCAGAGAAGTTATATTTTAAGCTACCAAACCAGCTTTCTTTTGTTCTGGTGTCAATTTGAGAATTGATGCTTGTATTGTCTACAAATCCACCAAATTCATACGCTCCAGCGACACTTTGGTTTCTTTTATAACCATATAAATAATCACGTAAAAAAGCACTGTTTTCATGACCTGCAAGAGCAGTAAAAGCATGATTACCAAAAGACTTGTCATACGTTAAAACTTGATTAAAAGTATAATCACGGTTAAAATAAGCAGTTCTTGAAGCAGACCCAACACCGATAGCATCACCTATAAAAGTATTGGTAAAGATTTTATTAAGAGTTCCCCTATAGTTATATGCACCATTAGTTCTGAAGGTTAATTCAGGAAGTAATTTCATTTCTGCATATACATTTCCTTGGGCATTATAAGTATTAGTGGTGTTATTATTTAATAATGTTTCCCAAACGATGTTACGTCCTGATGCTGCATCCGGACCTCTCATTGCACCGGCATCATAAAGCACTTCTCCATCTGGACCGTACATTCTTTCCCCGGTTACCGGATCATGCTGGTATGGGCTATAAATAGGCCCCATCCGTCTTGTCCAGGAATATGGATTAATAAAAGAAGAACTGCTGTCGACACCATCTACGGCATTACCGCCACTACTTACCGAAGCATTTAAGCTTGTTCCTAATTTCAACCAAGATTTAACTTGAGAATCAGCGTTAAGACGCAATCCGATTCTTTCGAAGTCTGATTTAGTAATATATCCTTCCTCTTTTAAATAACTCAAAGAAGAAAAGTAAGTACTTTTATCATTACCACCTGTAAAGCTTAAGTTGTGATCCTGCCTAACTCCAACACCAATTAGAGGTTCCGCCCAGTCAAAATCATTGTATTTCAGTTGTGCATTAGGATTTAAAACCCCGTCTACAACTAACGTACTATTTGGTACGTTAAAAACATTAGTTTTTAAGTTTCCTGTTATCAAGTTAGCAGAAGCCCAGGCGTTTGAGGCTGCAATACCTTCAGCTGGAGTTGACGTTCTTCTACCATTTCTCATTGCCTCCCAAGCTAACACATAATAATCAGCAGGACCCACTCTGTCGTATTCTTTAATAAATCTACTGCTAATACCAGTACTGGTATTCAAAGTTATTTTTGAAGAATTTTTCTTACCTCTTTTAGTGGTAATCATAATTACTCCATTCGCAGCAGATGAACCATATAGTGAAGTCGACGCCGCATCTTTCAATACGTTCAAACTTTCAATATCGTTAGGATTAATCGAATTCAAGTTTCCCGGAAAAGGAACACCATCTACAATAATTAAAGGCTCATTTGAAACTGAATAAGATCCCGTTCCTCTAATTCTAATAGAAATCCCATCACCTGGTTGCCCACTACCGGAAGCAACTTGAATACCAGCACCAGCTCCGTCTAAAGCTTGCAGCACATTTGAAATTGGACGCTCCTCAATCTCTTTAGCACCAACCTGTACGTT includes these proteins:
- a CDS encoding RagB/SusD family nutrient uptake outer membrane protein, with product MKFINKKTILFAAASVVLSMVSSCDRDYLETGPTDSVSEQLASGSIENISTIINGMHRNMYLRQNSSQGQNGNTGIMIYMDVMGEDLIFPAAGPNWYVSTIRWLDNANANSGNLFYPYDFYYEQIRMANIVILKTPAVAGDQAVKDKLMGEAYAFRAFSYYMLSQIYANRYVAGGNNTQMGVPLRLDLEFEAIPRASLEEVYTSINNDLTSSFGLLSGKARTNKSHFNASVVKGLMARVALTQGKYSQAATYAKEARAGFALMTNADYKKGFNSYDNTEWLWGYKPLDTTSDYFGNFMAYMSRNYNSSQIRQAPKVVNNLLYAKFATTDVRTQVIDPTGAHTALNLPSTYLKVPYTSQKFLSTNSSGAIDNNTSLGDIPFMRAAEMYLIEAEALARDNKEAQSKIVFNEFEKNRNPSYAGATTTGQAYVDEILNSRRLELWGEGFRFLDLKRLNLPLDRTGTNQVSAVTNNLLTVPAGDKRWTWLIPQGEIDASKGLVKQNDL
- a CDS encoding SusC/RagA family TonB-linked outer membrane protein, whose product is MNVKLKVLTAGVLFFTGQAVMAQKDSTKTQNIEEVVVVAYGVQKKSTLTGANVQVGAKEIEERPISNVLQALDGAGAGIQVASGSGQPGDGISIRIRGTGSYSVSNEPLIIVDGVPFPGNLNSINPNDIESLNVLKDAASTSLYGSSAANGVIMITTKRGKKNSSKITLNTSTGISSRFIKEYDRVGPADYYVLAWEAMRNGRRTSTPAEGIAASNAWASANLITGNLKTNVFNVPNSTLVVDGVLNPNAQLKYNDFDWAEPLIGVGVRQDHNLSFTGGNDKSTYFSSLSYLKEEGYITKSDFERIGLRLNADSQVKSWLKLGTSLNASVSSGGNAVDGVDSSSSFINPYSWTRRMGPIYSPYQHDPVTGERMYGPDGEVLYDAGAMRGPDAASGRNIVWETLLNNNTTNTYNAQGNVYAEMKLLPELTFRTNGAYNYRGTLNKIFTNTFIGDAIGVGSASRTAYFNRDYTFNQVLTYDKSFGNHAFTALAGHENSAFLRDYLYGYKRNQSVAGAYEFGGFVDNTSINSQIDTRTKESWFGSLKYNFSEKYLLEGSIRWDASSRFATDVRWASFWSAGAGWVMSKENFISNIKAINLLKLRGSYGEVGNDALSSWYPYQSVFDLGYNNGTEPGVILSNVADPSISWETKAQSDIALEFELFNRRVRGTIEYYNSETRDLLFPVPTPLNPGIPGNSIQTNVGNVTNKGYELTIGVDVIKNQNVKWTVNAYGTSYKNEITKLPQESIINGSKKLMVGKDLYAFWLKTWYGVDSSDGAALYVLDQTLYPDLKAADVRTVNGTLVTTKQAKAKYEYQGSAIPDFFGNISTTLNVKNFELSAAFNYQFGGKIYDTNYAGLMVSYLQGGAAHVDLLDRWTTPGQITDVPVLNSVTAVEANAGSSRWLVDASYVMLRNASLGYNFNKDVVKNVGINSLKLFVSGENLWLSSKRQGLEPYQSFNGTVNPRYSSARIITFGLSTTF